The following proteins are encoded in a genomic region of Candidatus Hinthialibacter antarcticus:
- a CDS encoding GntP family permease, producing the protein MTAIYLLLGAVLFIILSTAWLRLHPFLALLLAAFGYGLAVGMPAADVVASINNGFGGTLGNIGIVIAAGTIIGVYLEKSGGAYALAESVLKITGRNNAPLAMGLVGYVVSVPVFCDSGFVILSPLNKALCKRGGVSLAAGSVALALGLYATHTMVPPTPGPIAAAGLLNADLGLVILFGLPVSAVALLAGWLFAVNIASRISIDPDPEHSEDEILSIVQSAPSALHSILPILVPIALIVMQSIAKYPTEPLGAGAVRDGFIFLGSPVVALMIGVALAMTLTRAWSVSNSWIGQGLNNAAMIILITGAGGSFGKVLQNSGVADAVSGPLSQWELGVWLPFVLAAAIKTAQGSSTVAIITTATILSSMMNSLGFTTPNQIALTVVAIGAGSMCVSHANDSYFWVVTQFSRMDAKTGYKLHSIGSVVQALAAGVCVWLLSNVFG; encoded by the coding sequence ATGACAGCAATTTACCTACTACTTGGCGCCGTCTTATTTATTATCCTCTCGACGGCATGGTTGCGGTTGCATCCATTTCTCGCGCTGCTCTTGGCCGCATTTGGATATGGATTAGCCGTTGGAATGCCTGCAGCGGACGTGGTCGCGTCAATCAACAACGGTTTTGGCGGGACCCTGGGCAACATTGGCATCGTGATCGCTGCGGGGACCATCATCGGCGTCTATCTGGAAAAATCCGGCGGCGCTTACGCATTGGCTGAAAGCGTTTTGAAAATCACGGGACGCAACAATGCGCCGCTGGCGATGGGGCTGGTTGGCTATGTTGTTTCCGTCCCTGTTTTTTGCGACTCCGGCTTTGTGATTCTATCGCCGCTAAATAAAGCGTTGTGCAAGCGCGGCGGCGTGAGCCTCGCCGCTGGCTCCGTCGCATTGGCGCTTGGCCTCTACGCGACGCATACTATGGTTCCTCCAACGCCGGGGCCAATCGCTGCAGCGGGATTATTGAACGCTGATTTAGGGTTGGTGATTCTATTTGGTTTGCCGGTCAGCGCGGTTGCATTACTGGCGGGGTGGTTGTTTGCGGTCAACATTGCATCTCGGATTTCAATTGACCCTGACCCTGAACATAGCGAAGACGAAATTTTATCTATTGTACAATCGGCGCCGTCTGCTCTTCATTCCATTCTGCCGATTTTGGTTCCAATCGCATTGATCGTCATGCAATCCATCGCAAAATATCCGACCGAACCGCTTGGCGCAGGCGCAGTACGCGACGGCTTCATTTTTTTAGGAAGCCCGGTGGTCGCATTGATGATCGGCGTCGCGCTCGCCATGACGCTAACCCGCGCATGGAGCGTTAGCAACAGCTGGATCGGGCAAGGATTGAATAACGCTGCGATGATTATCTTGATTACTGGCGCGGGCGGTTCATTTGGTAAAGTGCTGCAAAACTCCGGCGTTGCTGATGCGGTCAGCGGCCCGCTGTCGCAGTGGGAGTTGGGGGTCTGGCTGCCGTTTGTTTTAGCGGCTGCGATTAAGACCGCCCAAGGCTCCTCAACCGTAGCAATCATCACCACAGCGACAATACTCAGTTCGATGATGAACTCGCTCGGGTTCACAACGCCCAACCAAATCGCATTGACGGTGGTTGCCATTGGGGCGGGGTCCATGTGCGTTTCTCACGCGAACGATAGTTATTTTTGGGTGGTGACGCAATTTTCACGCATGGACGCTAAGACTGGATATAAACTGCATTCCATCGGTAGCGTTGTGCAGGCGCTTGCCGCTGGCGTATGCGTTTGGCTGTTGTCAAACGTATTTGGATGA
- a CDS encoding sulfatase, whose translation MNTQLNRNQFMKLLGCGAASLAAPQAFSADTAKRPNIVFIFTDDHASHAISAYGSLINHTPNIDRIANEGVRFDNCFCTNSICAPSRAVIQTGKHSFVNGVLTNREAFDGDQQTFPKLLKQAGYETAMIGKWHLKSEPTGFDFWNVLIGQGPYYNPPMRTPQGQVKHTGYTTDIITDIALNWMQEQRDPDKPFMAMIQHKAPHRNWQPGPKYLNKYDDIDLYEPDNLFDDYENRTSAAKTQEMEVARHLTPNDLKFTQPRNFTPEQLEAWNAAYGPKNELFEKMNLKGKDLVRWKYQRYMKDYLRCIASVDENIGRVLDYLDDSGLAENTLVIYSSDQGFYLGDHGWFDKRWMYEESLRMPLVARWPGVIDRGTVNRDLVQNLDFAETFLDVAGASIPADMQGASIKPILQGETPDDWRDAIYYHYHEFPAEHQVQRHYGIRTQRYKLIHYYLIDEWELFDLEKDPREMNSVYGEKDYNVIGHHLKDELYRLQKQYGDETAKPYEEA comes from the coding sequence ATGAATACGCAATTGAACCGCAATCAGTTTATGAAATTACTTGGATGCGGCGCCGCCTCGCTCGCCGCGCCGCAGGCGTTTTCGGCGGATACAGCGAAGCGTCCAAACATTGTTTTCATATTTACCGACGATCATGCGTCTCATGCGATCAGTGCGTATGGTTCGCTGATTAATCACACGCCCAACATCGACCGCATCGCCAATGAAGGCGTACGTTTCGACAATTGTTTTTGTACGAACTCGATTTGCGCGCCCAGCCGCGCTGTGATCCAAACCGGAAAGCACAGCTTTGTGAACGGCGTATTGACCAATCGGGAAGCCTTCGACGGCGACCAACAGACGTTCCCCAAATTGCTAAAACAGGCGGGGTACGAAACCGCCATGATCGGAAAATGGCATTTGAAATCCGAGCCGACGGGGTTCGACTTCTGGAACGTCTTGATTGGACAGGGGCCGTATTACAACCCGCCCATGCGTACGCCTCAAGGCCAAGTAAAACATACTGGATACACAACGGACATCATCACTGACATCGCTTTGAATTGGATGCAAGAACAGCGTGATCCCGACAAACCCTTTATGGCGATGATTCAACACAAGGCGCCGCACCGCAACTGGCAGCCCGGCCCGAAATATTTAAATAAGTACGATGACATTGATCTTTATGAACCAGACAATTTATTCGACGACTATGAAAACCGCACCAGCGCCGCTAAGACCCAGGAAATGGAAGTCGCGCGGCACCTGACGCCCAACGATTTGAAATTTACCCAGCCTCGCAATTTCACGCCTGAACAACTCGAAGCCTGGAACGCCGCTTACGGCCCCAAAAATGAATTATTTGAGAAGATGAATCTAAAGGGCAAAGACCTGGTACGCTGGAAATATCAGCGGTACATGAAAGACTACCTGCGCTGTATCGCGTCCGTCGACGAGAATATTGGCCGCGTCTTGGACTACCTTGACGATTCGGGATTGGCCGAGAACACGCTGGTGATTTATAGTTCCGACCAGGGATTTTATTTGGGCGATCACGGCTGGTTTGACAAGCGCTGGATGTATGAAGAATCACTGCGGATGCCGCTGGTGGCGCGTTGGCCTGGCGTTATTGACCGGGGGACGGTAAACCGCGACCTGGTGCAAAACCTAGATTTCGCCGAAACCTTTTTGGATGTCGCAGGCGCAAGCATACCCGCAGACATGCAAGGCGCCAGCATCAAACCGATTCTGCAAGGCGAGACGCCCGACGATTGGCGCGACGCGATTTATTATCATTACCATGAGTTTCCGGCGGAGCATCAGGTGCAGCGCCATTACGGCATCCGAACGCAACGCTACAAGTTGATTCATTATTATTTGATTGACGAATGGGAACTGTTTGATTTAGAAAAAGACCCACGTGAAATGAACAGCGTCTATGGCGAAAAAGATTACAATGTCATCGGACATCATCTCAAAGATGAATTGTATCGCTTGCAAAAGCAATACGGCGATGAGACGGCAAAGCCCTACGAAGAAGCGTGA
- a CDS encoding FAD-dependent oxidoreductase produces MKRRSFIQSSAIAASPFILPAAIRSAAAIPNEYAADVVIVGGGLGGCAAALSALKNGLRVVMTEETDWIGGQPTSQAVPFDEHPWIEQFGAPRSYRELRTGIRDYYKRNYPLTAAKMRDANLNPGNGWVSRIGCEPKAVLAVLQNLFAPYLSSRQLALLLEHRPVTAEMDGDRVASVIMHDVRNNHQTTLTAPYFIDATELGDLLPLTNTEYVTGFEAQSDTGEELAPSEAQPDNMQAATWCFVIDYLKDEDHTIEKPEQYNIWRDYVPQLTPPWPGKLLSFTYSAPNGPSNARTLGFDPTGDTMGWFNYRRIIDDANFTPGAYPGDAAVVNWPQNDYLEGNLFDVSEEERKKHWSGAQQLSLSLLYWLQTEAPRPDGGVGWSGLRLRGDMTGTSHGLAKYPYIREARRIRAEFTVVAEHVWAEPLSKAQKVPLHDAKAESFYDSVGVGSYRIDLHPSTGGDNYVDIPTCPFQIPLGALIPKRVENLVPACKNIGTTHLTNGTYRLHPVEWNIGESAGALVAYCLNKKEPPRGVRNKETLLKEFQSKLRAQGVELEWPSIRVR; encoded by the coding sequence ATGAAACGACGATCTTTTATTCAATCTTCAGCCATCGCCGCATCTCCGTTTATACTGCCTGCCGCCATACGGTCCGCTGCGGCAATACCCAATGAATACGCGGCGGACGTGGTAATTGTCGGCGGCGGGCTTGGCGGATGCGCAGCGGCGTTGTCGGCGTTAAAAAACGGATTGCGCGTAGTGATGACCGAAGAAACCGATTGGATTGGCGGTCAGCCGACGTCGCAAGCGGTCCCGTTTGACGAACATCCCTGGATCGAACAGTTCGGCGCGCCGCGCAGTTACCGCGAATTACGGACCGGCATCCGCGACTATTACAAACGCAACTACCCGCTGACCGCCGCCAAGATGCGCGATGCGAACCTAAACCCCGGCAATGGCTGGGTAAGCCGCATTGGCTGCGAACCCAAAGCCGTATTGGCGGTCTTACAAAATTTATTCGCTCCCTACTTGAGCAGTCGCCAATTGGCGCTTTTGCTTGAGCATCGCCCTGTCACGGCTGAGATGGACGGCGACCGCGTCGCTTCCGTCATCATGCACGATGTTCGCAACAACCATCAAACTACGCTCACCGCGCCCTACTTCATTGACGCGACGGAACTCGGCGACCTCTTGCCGTTAACCAATACGGAATACGTCACGGGGTTTGAAGCGCAGTCGGACACGGGCGAAGAACTGGCGCCGTCTGAAGCCCAGCCAGACAACATGCAAGCAGCGACTTGGTGCTTTGTGATAGATTACCTGAAGGACGAAGATCATACCATTGAAAAGCCGGAACAGTATAACATTTGGAGAGACTACGTCCCGCAGTTGACACCGCCCTGGCCGGGCAAACTGTTAAGTTTCACCTACTCTGCCCCGAATGGCCCAAGCAATGCGCGTACGCTTGGCTTTGATCCAACAGGCGACACGATGGGTTGGTTTAATTACCGCCGCATTATCGACGACGCCAACTTTACGCCGGGCGCCTATCCCGGAGACGCCGCCGTCGTAAACTGGCCGCAAAATGATTATCTCGAAGGCAACCTGTTTGACGTTTCAGAAGAAGAACGCAAGAAGCATTGGAGCGGCGCACAACAGCTTTCGCTCTCGTTATTATATTGGCTGCAAACCGAAGCGCCGCGTCCTGACGGCGGGGTCGGATGGTCGGGGCTGCGCTTGCGCGGCGACATGACGGGAACCTCTCACGGACTCGCGAAGTATCCCTACATTCGTGAAGCGCGGCGCATCCGCGCAGAATTCACGGTCGTCGCCGAACATGTCTGGGCGGAACCGCTCAGCAAAGCCCAAAAAGTCCCGCTGCATGATGCAAAGGCGGAATCGTTTTATGACAGCGTCGGCGTCGGCAGTTACCGCATCGACCTCCACCCATCAACCGGCGGCGACAATTATGTCGATATCCCGACATGCCCGTTTCAAATTCCATTGGGCGCGTTGATCCCCAAGCGCGTTGAAAATTTGGTTCCCGCTTGCAAGAACATCGGCACGACCCATCTCACCAATGGGACCTACCGTCTGCACCCAGTCGAATGGAACATTGGAGAATCAGCGGGGGCATTGGTCGCGTATTGCTTGAACAAAAAAGAACCGCCGCGCGGCGTACGCAACAAAGAGACGTTATTGAAAGAGTTTCAATCGAAACTACGCGCGCAAGGCGTCGAGTTGGAATGGCCAAGCATTCGAGTGAGATAA
- a CDS encoding YaiO family outer membrane beta-barrel protein: protein MIATLFFIVICAQPTDSLQSAKQAMEAQSYQAAIELYQSALKAEPDLYDAQVGLARAFSASGQYDESESIYSQLLDKNSDNHDVRLLRGILYGWMKRYGDAQSDLVQVVDAVPEYADAWSALGNVYLWSKQYEAAVEAYSKWAALNPDAYEPLSARAKAYAAMGDEDLAKADALSAKERGASENDVQAILDRIDEKRQWQAALRYAFDSLSGPRSDWHQYSLEVQRKFDQGSITLQGTRYHRYHQEDEALKFDGYLDLWEGAYGNLSFQIASDVDFLPQTDIRIEVFQSLYETWEVSANYRRMNFATDDVDIFGVGFGKYIGPFYVRVAESFTTSGNHVLNTTALTARYYLNDDSFLEASGGIGEEVIAIAAGPVLQTVDTAFFEIRAQHYFSDQLGAYVGYTYYDLDQIWTKHGVVFGLMLRW from the coding sequence ATGATTGCGACATTATTCTTTATCGTAATTTGCGCTCAACCGACTGACTCACTTCAATCAGCAAAACAGGCGATGGAAGCGCAATCGTACCAAGCCGCAATTGAACTCTACCAAAGTGCGCTTAAGGCGGAGCCGGATTTATACGACGCACAAGTTGGTCTCGCGCGCGCATTTTCCGCATCGGGTCAGTATGATGAATCTGAATCTATCTATAGCCAGTTGCTGGACAAAAATAGCGACAACCACGATGTCAGGTTGCTGCGCGGAATTCTCTATGGGTGGATGAAACGCTACGGCGATGCGCAATCCGACTTGGTGCAAGTCGTAGACGCCGTCCCGGAATATGCCGACGCTTGGTCTGCCTTAGGCAACGTCTATTTATGGTCGAAGCAATATGAGGCCGCCGTCGAAGCCTATTCAAAATGGGCGGCGCTGAATCCTGACGCGTATGAACCGCTGTCCGCAAGAGCGAAAGCGTACGCCGCAATGGGAGACGAAGACCTGGCGAAAGCCGATGCGCTCTCTGCGAAAGAACGCGGCGCTTCTGAGAATGACGTTCAGGCCATTCTTGATCGCATTGATGAAAAACGCCAATGGCAGGCCGCGCTGCGTTACGCCTTTGATTCGCTGAGCGGGCCGCGTTCAGACTGGCATCAGTATTCACTCGAAGTGCAACGTAAGTTTGACCAGGGTTCGATCACGTTGCAGGGAACCCGGTACCATCGCTACCATCAGGAAGACGAAGCGCTCAAGTTCGACGGCTATCTGGATTTATGGGAAGGCGCCTACGGAAACCTTTCATTTCAAATTGCCAGCGATGTGGATTTCTTGCCGCAGACGGATATTCGCATCGAAGTATTTCAGTCGTTGTATGAAACCTGGGAAGTCTCGGCGAACTATCGGCGGATGAATTTTGCGACTGATGATGTTGACATTTTCGGCGTCGGTTTCGGCAAATACATCGGGCCGTTTTATGTGCGCGTTGCGGAATCGTTTACCACGTCTGGCAATCACGTCCTCAACACCACAGCACTGACCGCCCGCTATTATTTGAATGACGATAGTTTTCTCGAAGCGTCCGGCGGGATCGGCGAAGAAGTGATCGCGATTGCGGCGGGGCCTGTCTTGCAGACGGTGGATACGGCGTTTTTTGAAATCCGCGCCCAACACTATTTTAGCGATCAACTCGGCGCCTATGTTGGCTATACCTATTATGATCTGGACCAAATCTGGACGAAGCACGGCGTCGTATTTGGCTTGATGCTTCGCTGGTGA